A segment of the Lycium ferocissimum isolate CSIRO_LF1 chromosome 5, AGI_CSIRO_Lferr_CH_V1, whole genome shotgun sequence genome:
TAAACTAATTTGCCTTAGACATTAATGAGATTATTAAATATCTCATTACggatataataatcagaattttaaaattaaattatttgaagTATAAAAAGATAACATTATCTTTTAAAcggattaaaaaaatataccatATAAGTTAGACAGAAGGAGTATATTTATGTTTATTAATGTTGAACAGGTATTTCGTTTGCACGGGGCCGTGGCTTGATCATGAACAGCTTTTACGAACTGGAACCAAGATTTGCAGACTATTTCAACCAACACCTCGGCCCAAAGTCATGGTGTGTTGGGCCTCTTTGCCTAGCCAAGCAGCCCATGACAGCAGTAAGATCacaaaccaacaacaaacaCAAAACCTGGATGCAATGGCTCAACAATAAATTAGACAACAAACAGCCTGTTCTGTACGTAGCATTTGGTACTCAGGCAGAAGTTTCTGCCGAACAAATACAAGAAATTGCAAAGGGACTTGAATTATCCAACACGTGTTTTGTATGGGTGACAAGACAGAAAGTATTGGAACATTTAAAAGGGTTTGAAGACAGGGTAAAAAACAGAGCATTAATAGTAAAAGAATGGGTGGATCAGAGTGAagtgttaaggcataaaagcaTTAAAGGGTTTTTGAGTCATTGTGGATGGAACTCTCTTTTGGAAAGTATATGTGCTAAAGTACCTATTTTGGCATTACCATTTATGGCTGAACAACACTTAAATGCAAGAATGGTGACAGAGGAAATTGGGGTGGGATTAAGGATTATGCCAAGAAATGGATCAGTGAGGGGTTttgtggaagctgaagaggTTGAAAAAATGGTGAGAGAGTTAATGGAAGGTGAAAAGGGAGAAAGGGTGAGGAAGAAAGTGAAGGAAGTAGGAGAAAATGCAATGGAAGCTATGAAAGAAGGTGGCTCATCTTGGTCCACATTAGGTCTCCTTATTGATGATGCCTGCGCCACAAAACTTTGAAATCCCGATTTATTAGAGGtcagaatttgaagtttatgatcTCTGAATTTGACATCGAACGATAACTAGTAAGGTCGTCTAAAGTAGTACCTAATAATGTGGCTCCGCTCCCGCTTATTAGTGATTTATAGTCTAGTGTAGGTTATTTTAAGAGCTTCATGTTCTTTCCCTGTTGATGTATAAAGCCTTTATGCATATTTgtactcaataaaataatagcCGTTGGCTTTGATCATCCATTAAGGTGTTTTATCTAGGTTTAAGTCATCGACAGACCCTCCAACTTGTctctaaatttcatttagaacCCTCTCCCCCCTCCCTCGGCATTGAGACTCGTATCATATAAACCCAGGACCACTTTTAATGTGCCACTCGAACACAATTTGTTGAGATGGCACAATGCGTGCATTACACTACTATAAAGAGCGtgagaaactaatttttttttttttaaaaaaaaaaaaaaaaaatttaagagaagCAAAACTACTTagatatatttaattaattaaataacacatttcaaacaaaaaaaaaaacaccctcCCCGATCTGATAACCATTAGAGCTGGCTATCATGGCGATTTTGTGGCGGCTCCGGTACCGGAGCTAGAAGCTCCTCTCCGGAAAAGACATTGGGGCAGCTAACTCCAACGAGTACAGCTGCTGCCTCCCTTTCGCGATCATTGGAGGGTCACCCCGATGACGATCACCACTCTCCCTCCCACTCGTTCAATGTTAAAAGACGGAAAACACCAGATCTGGCCAAATCCAAACGACACAGACGATCCAAatgatatgttgtgtttatGCAATTGACATGTTGGATTTTCGATAAGTTTTTTAGAAGCTCCATTAAAGCTGGCGTGATTGATGAGCGGAGgaggagaagaaaggaaaagtgcGGGGGCGCGGGGGTTGGTGAGGGGTGGGGGCTGTTTTGCCGATGAAagagaaacatttttttttataatttgtttaagTTAAATTTCACGTGTCAGTATTTTATTTGGCAGTTTGGCGTGCGAATTACACGCACCTTTGTTGTTTGGTTGTAAATTAACTCTGTATCCAAATAGCACGTTAAAAGTGATCCTGAAGGGTTCATGTGGTACATATCTCAGTTAAAGagtctaaataaaatttacggATAAGTTCGAAAATCTATCGATGACTTaagttttttatttatgttgaaTGCTATATATGGTTCCAGCCTTCTCTCCAAGGTGTGGCGTGGAATGTCAAGATCTTATGTGGTTCATCTTTTTcgtctatttctttttttcttagaaTAATTGCTACATTTCAGTCAAGAGCAGACTTGTTTGAAAGTTTCAAGGGAGACTTGAATACTGCCACAGTACCACTTGATCAATCAGAAACACTAAAGCGACAAGAGCAAGTTGACTGTCGATAACAGCGGTTCCTAGAGAGATATTTCTGGaatcattaaaaaataacctcaGGGCTTACCTCGATTGTACGATATGGTAGGCAACGTTTTATCATATTGTATTATAGATCTGAAATTATTTCACTCCATTTGTACTTTCTCCTATAATGGTTTCTTTAATTTGGCCCGGGCTtgatattaaaaattaaatttgtaatcCTTTCCGGTCTGTTCTTTTTGGCATcaaattattgaaaaataattcaatattttctgtaaattcttaaaaataaaatcataatttgagagttaaagaagaacaATTTTCTTATTCTAGATTTTCTTTTCGTTTTCAAATAAATGCATGATATAAAAAcacttcttctttttattttaatgaaagttttttagAGTATACACTTCAATAACTCAAATTGAGTTTGACTATATATAGGATTAACTTTGCTTAATATTTGTGAATTAAATCAGCATAAATTGGCCAACCAACTTATCATAGAAAGATATTTTGATATTCAAGAAATGctaacataattttaaaaatcacaTAAGTAAAGATACTTGTATACGGTTAAAACCGGATATGGTCCAAACCGGAGAAAGAGAAGGAGTAGGAATATCTTGATGTTCTTTGGTCCTTTCGGGGGAAGGGTCCGTATCGGAGTAAAACGAGCCTCTCTCCTCCGATATCGAAACGGCCAAGTCCGCTGCTCCGAGAGTCCGTGGCCGTTGTCCCGTATAGCTGTTGTTCCGAGCGACCGTTGGTCCGAATAGCCGTTGCACGTAAGCCACGCGTCAGTAGCGTCCTGTCATGGTCAACCACCAACCATGCGTGTGTCAGACGGCGCCGCCGGTcaatcccaccaaatccgttcGTAGCcgtccttgttattattattagttcacATTGTACGAAGCGTGGAGGCAACACTATAAATATGGGGCATCCCCCTCCTTTGTGGGGGTTGGCTCCTTCATGCTTTCTAAGAACACTTGTAATAGAGTAGCTTATATATACAATCTTTCTCTTAAATTCTGATTCGGCCAAGGCCGTCCTGCTCAAGTTTATATTGCATTCTATCTACCAATTGTTCTACATTGCTCATAAACACTCATATTCTCAAACGAGTCGCCATCACTAGCCACTTCATCGAAGAACCCTCATATATACATTTTCTTTATTCCGTATATATCAAGACccaagcacatatcctatacccgcttacaaattcaattgacttatccgatttcggggtaaacaataCTATGATTTGTTAATAGCGGAGAAGTGACAGACATATACATGCAGAATGTGCAACAAAACGATATATCAGTTAGCAAGAGTCTACATATGAAGCTTATCATTTATTTACAAATTCTCTTCTTAAGCAAAACTTCATTTAATTCCTTTAACATTTctacttcaaactcattttATGTCTATCTTGAATTCATTTAgaattttaataatataatttattttcaattgTATTAGAAAAGACCCATATTTTCATCTTATAAATTCATCTAACGCAACAAAATTTTCATTGATTTCAAGTTTATactataatatttataaataattttagagCCTTTACACAAATTAATCTAATATCATAAGGATATGTAGAAATAATAGTTCAAGTACATTAATagagtaaaagaaaattaatactaTATCTGCAAATAGTTCTAGGACAAATCAGTACAAGTGCATGTGAGTTCACTAAAGAAGTAAAATTTGGATGTTTAAAACAAGTAGAGAAAACAAATACGAAGTACTAATTAGTAAGACCTAATAAACGCTCCGATAGATAACGAAATTGTAGCTCCTGAGTTACAAATCTTTTACTAAAATATATATtgacaaataatgtaaaaatatgTTCCCTCCATTCTTTTTTATTGTCTTGTGTTGACTTgacatttttcttaaaaaactaTTTATTCGGGATTCGTCTTACTAAATTACTCTTATTAATTATGCTTTGAAATCTAAgttttactattattattttatgctttttatttaatgataagagtaatatagaaaaataataaattttccttgatttattaaaataaacaagcgaaaaaaattaataataaaaacaattaaaaagaaCGAAAGAGTAATCTAGTTAGGGATAAgaagaaatcatttttttgcgcggattgcccttcttttggggtggtctttaaattttgcccctcatatttgtggtctttaaactATGCCCTCATAttctttgtctttaatttttgccattcGCATTGCAACTACGAGCGTTCACAcaaaaatcatgaggttctgagtttgaacccccgctcaagcataaattaaaaaaaaaattgcaaggcaaggtttgggtcgcgtgtatgccggactcGACATactcttgttaaggaattaccaaatttatgccggacccggcatattCATGCcctatgggcagacttggcataagtataccgggtccgacataactttggtaattccttaacaagtttatgccggtgggggcatacttttaaggggcaaacttttatgccggacccgacataaacttgtgaaggaattaccaaagttatgtcggacccgcatacttatgccaagtctgcccataaggcataagtatgtcgggtccgacataactttggtaattccttcacaagtgtatgccggtgggggcatagcgaaatttaaactacccttgcgaattttttttaaaattttaactgtGTGAGAGTTTGAACCAGGAACCCATgagttttagccgaagggcaaaatttaaagatttcaaatatgagaagcaaaatttaaagactacccaaaagaagggcaattcgtaAATCCACAATAAAGCTACTACAGTGTCAACAATACACTAATGACAAAAAGCCCAAAAGGACGAAGTAGAAAGGACCTTAGCAAAATAAATGATACTCTTTTCTTTAACTGAAAAAGTAAACCTATATTGAATGCAATTCCATAACGTTTACTATAACTTACTCccctgtctcaatttatgtgacactatttaacttgacacaaaatttaaaaaaaaaggagtacttttaaaatgtgtggtctaaaacaaacttTACATATTTATGTGGctaaaaatcatttcattaagacTAAAAGAGGAACTTTAAAGTTAAATTCTTTCTAAATATCAAacgtgacattctttttgggacaaactaaaatgaaatggtgccacataaattggaacagagggagtaatatttacaAATAGTTATTctcaattattaaaaaataacagcACGTTTTCATGATACCACCCAAAATTATGTATCCAAGAAAAGTGAAACTTAGCTAATAACTATTAGTTTTTAatattgatattattttctgtataaaaaaatatttggcgTTTGTTAGTGGGATCATCAGAAATGGAGTAAAAGTTGTGATGACACttttaataatttttcaaaagatATTAAGGAAGATTTTAGATTAATATGCAATTTCGGTTTGATTAAACTACCCAAAAAATCTCATACATGATGCAACGTACTtcttttgtcccaatttatatggtaCTTTCCGATTTTCAAGATTTAATCTATgtgaactttgaccaacattttaaaacGTATTTATTGATCATATTGATATGATAAGAGTTGCAGtttaacttaaaataaaatgaaatggacTCTCGATAAataaaaagtatcacataaattgaggtAAAGTTATCACGTGTCATTATTGAGAAAaactttaaaaagaaatatGTAGCACAAGAGGAATTGGAGGTTGTAATATGAGCCTTAAAACATGTCTCGAAAGTTGTTGTTATTTACAAAATTACATGGTGTCAATTGAAACAATATGAAATTAACTCAAGAGTAAAATAAAATGGGACAATAAATCTAAAAGTTGGACCACACAAGTCAAGCTTTCAATGAGGATGCAAGTTTATGAGGACGACAAAACCCCAACATTCTcatttctatatagtagaaaagtAATGCTTCGATTCCTCCACTCAAACCAAATCGAAGAAAAGGACGCTAACATCAATTAGAATCGCACAATTGGCGGGAGAAGTTAGTAACATTATGGCATTGTCCAAAACTAATAAGGACGGAACTTGGGAGGGATAGGTCGAGTTTGTGTCTGCTCATGCGAGGCTGATTCAAACAAATGCAACttcatttgaaaaaatgaaatctCTTGCCCTCtacaatttaaataaaagaaaataatctttTCCAGAtctcttatgtttttttttcctaatctCTTGTATGTAAAAGATGAAAATCTTTTataaaaagatcataaaactaaaaatattcgTAATGAGCAAAGAAAAACATATCTTCGGCTTCTTTTAGAATTTTGTCCctgtttttaaatattagtaAATATAGTTTTTTAAACTGATAAAACATTTGACTATCGTCTAACatctataaaattttatacGTGATCTTacattttctcataaaatttGCAATT
Coding sequences within it:
- the LOC132055836 gene encoding UDP-glycosyltransferase 90A1-like — its product is MGTVASPHFVIFPFMSHGHTIPLLHLATLLRHRFVTVTIFTTPANAPSIRDFLQDLSISIIELPFPKDVHDIPQGVENTEKLPSMSSFYQFARATKLIQPLFEQALSALQHPPTCVISDAFLGWTQESAEKFGIPRYFFFGMSVFATTLYQLLGIQRPHTETVSPDEPFTFQSFPWLKFTRNDFEPPFGDLEPKGLAVDFMLEQGISFARGRGLIMNSFYELEPRFADYFNQHLGPKSWCVGPLCLAKQPMTAVRSQTNNKHKTWMQWLNNKLDNKQPVLYVAFGTQAEVSAEQIQEIAKGLELSNTCFVWVTRQKVLEHLKGFEDRVKNRALIVKEWVDQSEVLRHKSIKGFLSHCGWNSLLESICAKVPILALPFMAEQHLNARMVTEEIGVGLRIMPRNGSVRGFVEAEEVEKMVRELMEGEKGERVRKKVKEVGENAMEAMKEGGSSWSTLGLLIDDACATKL